TTAATTCTAGTAAAGAGAAGATAAAATTTCCCCATTCATTTTTATTCCAATAAAGAggaaaatttcttcttttagcATATTGCAGATGCCATCTTTTATACCTTCGCAGTTTATTTTTCCGAACAAGAAAATGGTGTATGGAATGTCACTCGCTAAGGAACCTCTTATTATCCAATGTTATGAAGAAGAGAAATAGGCAACTATTCTTAACCAATTCTCAAAAGGAGGTGTTGACTAGATGGATCAACCAACAAAATTGAGCTCTAAAAAACCATGATTCAACAATGGAAATGGTTCAAAACAATCAACTGcaataaatttgttttcatatattataaagATGAAAATAGAAGATATATGAATAacgaaaacaagtaaaataagtTGGATTTCGAGTCAAGATTTGGCAATCggcatacaaaaaaaatatatgttaccAAGTATTCAATGGGACCTTTGGCAACAATAAAATATGACATTGCGAGCATTTAGTGACCAAAATCTAAGTATGATGGTATGGTATACTATTTcctaaaaaaaacaaagaggGGGCTCGAAAAGTGAAAACAGACCCCCCATCTAAATTTTCAGCTAATCAGATTTTGCATACCTCCCAACTCTTCCTGCAATGCAACCATGAGATTTAGAAGAAAAGCGATGAGTATACTGAACTGCTGTCTCAAAAGAACCTGTGCCGAACTAAAGGAGTTGAGAAAGAATTTAgtataagaaaaaatgaaatactTAAATTGTTCTATACAAATACAAATTAGCGACATATAAGACCAGACTATTCAAAAGATGGAAGCACATGATCAGTcacttttttctctctctccttTTTGGAGAGTAGAATGATGAATCATACTGGACAATTATTAATCAAAAGGGTAGTAAAATTTCAAGTCCAAAGGACTGATCAGGCAGAAAACATAGAAGTACCTTTATTTCTCCAGAGGCAGACCTTCTCTGATCTTTTTTCTGCCACCCTACAGCTACAGATGATTGTGATCCCAACATGAGTTGTATCTGAAATACACATGAGAAGAAACATATCACAGATAAAGAATATTCCAAAACTATAACCTTGAGGCAACAAAAAGCCCAACTCATCAATTTTATGCTATGAAATGACCAACACTTACATGACCAAATTCTGGCAAAACATTACATTTCAAGGAATTCGGGTATTAAAAGTACCAAAGGTACAAAATTTGTTGATATTCATCAacttcaaaattgaaaaatatgtcCCCAGTTGGAAATTGTTTAAAATACAGACATATCACTCCTTTGTTTCCTTGAGTTTAGTAAGTTGCTTGTACAACTACAAAGTAGATCCTAGTTTTCTGGATGAATGTTAGATGATGAATGCTAGCAACAAACACATTCCAATACACTTTCTCCTAGTGGTTGAAAGTCATGTGGGGCCCACCAAATTATGTCGACACTATTTAAATATGGTGGGACTTGCATGAATTTCAACCAATCGGTGAAAGTGTATTGAAAAGTGTGTGTTGCTAGCATTACTCATGTCAGATACAGTGGACGACTGACTATCTTGATACAACAAATCTCAGTTAAATTAGTTAATTTCATAGTTATCATTATATCGATCTTATTTTAAGCAGATGTATGCATATCCAgacaatatttttcataattttccCTCCTGCTATGTCGTCTACCTACATCCCAAGTTTGAATCTGTGTGGACTAGATATGATATGAAGCCATAGATGAGAAAGGAAAGTTCAAGGCATAGAATAGCATACATGTCCATTTGTTGTTTCTGACAGTTGGCGGGTCCATGCATTAGAAAGATTCAATGAACCATCTTTCAAAGACATTGATAATCCCATTGTTGCAGATGAGTGTGATGACAGATGTCTGGGACATGATGCACAAGAAACACATAAAACATCACTGGGACTGGCAAAAGAGCACTGTTCAATTAGACTTGCAAAAGGCAAATTACCCACCGAGATGTCTGCACCCCTAATAGTGCGCGTAAACCAGCGGAAGCCATAAATTCTATTGACGAAACTTCGGAAATTTGATGACTAAGTACAGCAGAAGCAGCTCCACCCCCTTCATGTCCATCAACTGCTAAATTGCCACCAATCGTAGCAATAGTTTGCTTTGACATCCGAGACTGAATTTCACTCGTCATTGCCATTCTGATGCTCAGAAACATCACATAAAAAACATGAACATTCAAATGAAATCATAATTAAGAGTATCTCAACACATCCATTGCATCATGCAGCCAATATTTCACTGTCAAAAACATGTTTCtataaaaagtcaaaatgaagTACACAAGGCATGATATCATCCAGAAAATATCAGTTTATATCCATCATTGCTCACATCAAAATTCGAGTCCGgatatcattaaaaccattgcAACGGCAAAGTATACATATAcacttcaaaaattaaaaataataaaagttccATTGTCAAATTGAAATAAGATGAACATAGAGAAATACCCTCTGAATAGGCCATCGCCATCAAGAAAGTTTGGCAAAGACATATTGGCCAGAATTGTACCGGAAGATCGAAAATGTGCCGCCAACTTTTCCTGTTCCCTCCTTCTCTTCAGTCTCTCCAATTCAGCTTTAATCTCTTCAGCTTTATTCAACATCGGACCAAGTTCCAAACCAGAAATCAAACCTTCCATGCCATAGATATCATAAACTTGTCTTTTATTTGGATCTGACAGAATCTCATACGCTTCACATACTTTTTGAAAATTCTCCGTAGCAATAAGTTTCATCTGGTAGAAGAAAACAACGCCAGTGAACAAATTGGaaaaggaatgaagatgaaATAGCAGAGTGAGAGAGTGATGCATACAGGAGGAGATTGGTACTTATCGGGATGATAAACTTGCGCCCATTGACGATAAGCTTTGCGGATTTCTTCATCGGAAGCTTCGGGGGATAAGTTCAATACTGCGTATAGTTTTTTATTGTCTTGTGCTTCTTCGTTCTGTTCATCCATGGCGGTTACTGGTAGTGGAAAATTTGGAACCGATAGGGTTTTTAGGGTTTTGCAGAGAAATGGTGAATGAAGGGAAAGGGTTTAAGAGTGAAAGATGTTTTGCTTACGTCACAAATGGTTCGATCGAACCATCAAATCACAATGCGGAATGGAAAAGTAGAAATGGTTTATCTAATTGAGAGATAGAATACATATTCTCTCTCTTCCTTTGCCTAAGTTCGGGTCAGAAAATATTgtcactataaaaaaaaataaaaattgcttGCGGTTGGGCTGTGGCGTGGGGCACAGGAAATGTTGGAATCTAATCTAActgataaaaaagaaaaaatagaggaaGTAGAAATGTTTATAGTTGATACtttcaaaaaaatgtttatagttgaattgaacattttattttagaatttgaaCATATcttataagataaaaataaaaatatttatagtcaTTCATTTATATGTTTTGTGTTTCAATATTTAGTGGATCAACATCATAGTCATGTAAGATTTGTGTTTAACACTTTTTTATAACATGCACATCctcttttaaaaacaaataagatATGTTTACTTTGTAGAAaatagtgtttttattttttcaaatatgattttattttaaacacaaatacaatttttttaatattttaattatttgcaaaaatacaaacaattatTCCCTTCAAAATTTTCTTCTCTTATCTTATTGTTagaattgttttaaaaataaaaataaaaaatattttatcaaaatattacacctaattttttaaaataatattatagaaCACTAAATAAAATTATCTGTTTCTCTTAAATAAACTTATGGCTCAATTAATTTACATATTACTGATGAAATTATATAAGTGAATAAACTCATAATTATAGTGTTTTTCAAGTAATATTTGTACCTTAATCAAATGAATGGTATGTGGCTGGATAAAAGTTTTTCACTAAAAAATAAGCAATTAATtgaagaataaattattaaagaattttcCTATTGTCTTAGATCAAAttgtctttttttaatttttgtcgcGTATCTAATGTCTCTTTCGAACACTAATTTAAGTTGATCCGATTGTTttctcaaataataaaatagattttaattttcTCAATAACTAAATGAGATCTCACAGTTTTTGTCATTAATCAAAATGAATTCTCcctcaaaattatatttttacataaaatagaataaattatGAATAGCAAACTATACTTTTAAGTGTAttgttgaaatattaataaaagtatATTGAAAACGCGATAGAAAATGAGAGACAATTTTCGCTTTAGAGGTTTactcataaaaacaaataagaTATGTTTACTTTGTAGAAaatagtgtttttattttttcaaatatgattttattttaaacacaaatacaatttttttaatattttaattatttgcaaaaatacaaacaattatTCCCTTCAAAATTTTCTTCTCTTATCTTATTGTTagaattgttttaaaaataaaaataaaaaatattttatcaaaatattacacctaattttttaaaataatattatagaaCACTAAATAAAATTATCTGTTTCTCTTAAATAAACTTATGGCTCAATTAATTTACATATTACTGATGAAATTATATAAGTGAATAAACTCATAATTATAGTGTTTTTCAAGTAATATTTGTACCTTAATCAAATGAATGGTATGTGGCTGGATAAAAGTTTTTCACTAAAAAATAAGCAATTAATtgaagaataaattattaaagaattttcCTATTGTCTTAGATCAAAttgtctttttttaatttttgtcgcGTATCTAATGTCTCTTTCGAACACTAATTTAAGTTGATCCGATTGTTttctcaaataataaaatagattttaattttcTCAATAACTAAATGAGATCTCACAGTTTTTGTCATTAATCAAAATGAATTCTCcctcaaaattatatttttacataaaatagaataaattatGAATAGCAAACTATACTTTTAAGTGTAttgttgaaatattaataaaagtatATTGAAAACGCGATAGAAAATGAGAGACAATTTTCGCTTTAGAGGTTTActcaaattttacataatttttaaatttttaataaaaattattattttttattaaaatgtttttagtTATTGTATatctacataaattttataacttactataataaataaatataataatacaaagataaattaattttatccttacgagaataaaaaaattaacaaatttaatattattagtaattttttaacTTCTTTAAATCGTAACACCTTCCTCCACTTGTCATACCTGTGAATCTTAGTATTTTGTCcatattgattttgaaaattaaacaaaataattatttctttaatgTCTTTATTTATActattcatttttcattttcaaataatatttgaagTAAAAGCTGTAAATtcttaaataaacaaaaaaaacaatacGTCTGTTAAAAACAAATACAATCAgcattatttaaaaatcaagagTTCATCGAAAAGattctatcaaaataaaatacacacaatttaaaaaatgaatacaCAAAATGTATAGACAAAATAAACTGAACCTAAAGTGTCCGCCCTTATTTCATACTTTTTTGGGGCGTAAAGAAGGAGGAAAACAAAAGTAAACTAAAAAAGTGAGGATACCACTGGCTCAAAAATTGTATAGTTCTTGTAATTCAATCTAACGGGACAAAATGTTTTACCATAGTCATGTAAACAGGACAAAACTGCAAAAGGTTAACAATGATATGATATTTCTTTATATCATGTGGGTGTCATGGGGTATCAGTAATTCTTCATAGTCACCAACCAAGAcctgtttcaaatttttaattagtCCATATACCAATGTTATACAAAATGTTTATAATATGAACTTTTTAAACGATAACAAAAACTGCTAATACCTTGTATTGATCGCTAGCATAAGCATACTCTACGTACAACAACAGTTCACAATTTCCTGGACAAGGATCGCAAAATCCCATGATTCCTGATTTCTTTACACCTTCGTGAAGCTGCATCAACAAATAGGACATTCATTCTTTGTTATTTAATGATAATTATTTGCAGCAGCAAAGGGCAAACCATATTTGCTCCAAAGACTTAATTTTAGCGAAGTTGCAACATGTTTCGACCATATaatgtttatttatataaaagctATCAAAGATCGGTTACAACTCACAAGTTGCACAAGAATGCCATGAACTGTTACAGTGAGAAACATGataattaaataggaatttGCTTGATCAGTACATTCTCACAATTCAACATTTAATAAATACAAGTAGTAGCTTATGAATGAATTTTCTTTCACTCTAAAGACCTTTCAAGTAGGTTTATGCAGCATCATAACAAAGGAAGGTAACAGTGTTGATTAATTGTCCAAGATTTCAATTTAACCCATCATTCTCTATATTTTGCAGCAATATCTCTATTAATGTTAATAAGCAAGCAGAAATAGTTGAAATTACCCAAATTTGTAATTAACAAATGTCTAGGATATATTTGTGAGAGAAAGCAAGGAGGAATTATACCTTAAGTTGACCAGaatcatcaactaaaaaatTCAGAGGTGTTGTAACATCAATGACTCCTAAAGTAGATTCAAAACTTGCTTCCCTTGATGAatacaaatttttcaaaattgtatCATTTCCATACAGCGCTTTTATAATTACCAGTCCACCCATTTTTAATTGCCTGTTTCTTTTCCTATTAGCCACATTTTGTTGTAATTTATGAGCTTTCTCGGCTGCAGCCCTTCTTTCTAGAATCTGCACAAGTATTTGCAACCAGGGAATGAGAGGAATGGGGTGTTAACTCAATAGTATTCACCAAAACAGGAAATGTGGCATTTCTTTCATCTTAGACATTAATGACATGTCACTTCCAAAAAGTGAAGCTATATTATGTGCAGGCATTTATGCCCGGAGGAAAAACTCATTTACACGCTTCATGATTAGGGCTTGCACTGAATCTATAATTCTGTATCCAAGTTTCCGATAATCACAGCCGATAACTAAATGGAGGCATTTGGAGAAACTGTATCCTAGTTCCCCCAGTACTTTGGACTAATATGCTAGATACCTAGATATAAAATCTAACGGAACTCAAGGCACTCACGGTACAATTGGAAGTTTATAGATTCCCAAATCTAAAAATAGCATTAAACAGGCGATTGGCAAGACAAAATTTTACTGTCCAACTATAATCTTGTTTCGAGTGAATTGGGATATCTAAAACAGTACTGGATTCCCCTGTAATATGTACAAATTGAGAAATATAGGAATTTACAGGTAGGCATCTTTCAATCAAGCAAAAATGTGTCATACATACTAGTGTCAATAGGACAGCATGACAAACCTCAAACACTACCTAAAAATCTATAGCTAATGCATAGAAGACACTCACATACAAAGGAGCGACAACTAAGAACAGGATGAATACCGGAATCATCTTATGACTACACATAACAGTCAAATAAATAACATCACAAAGAATTCTGTTAGACAATCAATGAATGCCACTACTCTATTAGTAGCACATTAATCATTCATACCTGAGCAGAAATTTTTTCCTCCTTCTCTAGAGCCTTCTGCTTATTCCTTTTACGGTAATACGGGTTAATGAAAAGTTTCTGCAAACACGACTCAAATATTAGAAGCACATCTATAAACCAAATAAGTTATGTATATTAGCTAAAATTGAAGGGTGTGTCATCAAATGTTCAATAAATCAAACAAGCCAATCTATCATATTAGTTAAAACATTAGTTATCTTGATTGTTCCTTTAGTATGCCTGACAAGCAGACCTTAAGACAAGTTTGAATCAGaatgaaattatataaaaatatcaccTAAACAAAATACAGCATTCAAGATCTTGATTGTCCCACATTCAgtactaaatttttaatgtacGGAAAGGCAACACAATAACTCGGCAATAAACAACAATATAAATGTTGCAGCAAAAATAGCTGATAACCTTGTGAACTAGAAAAGGTACACTCATAATTTAGAAAGGGAAGATTATTGGCAGGTATACAACTAGCTATATTCTTTGATGATGTTAGTTTTGCAAATCATTTTATCCCCCATGGAGACTATTGCAACTATAAAGAGTTTTTctaatttgttttcaaaacaaaactcTATATAACAACAATTcacaacaaattaattaacatcATAAATATGGTGTTCAATGGTTCCTAACGTCGTGAACaaccatatttttattattaaactaAGTAGAACTTGTAGATATATCACCGTGCTGAATAATGATTGCTTATTTGGATTTACACCCTCTTCAGCTAAAAGGAAATTGTGAGatcaaaattatcattatttagAGAAAAGCAAGTGAAATATTTTCCTCTTAAGGATAATATTAACATTAACCTGAGTGTAAATATTTATAGGTCTTCACAAAATAAACTGCCAGATAGTACTGACATACCTAAACTGCTCAACCAGTTGGTTATCACCGtaaagataattaattatattcaccttcagaaaaaagtaaaaagatgCTGGAACAACTAATGCTCCAGTAGCAAACACAGGGTTCAAATGCGTTGTCAGCAAAATCTGCAAGTAATAGTACATTTATAAAAAGTTAGAAATAAAGTAAGACAAACAAGCAAATTCAAATTGCAGCGTTATATGtagattttaaaaatgtatattttctaaattatttttcagcAATTATATAAGGTTTCAAGGTAATTTTAATACTGAAGTTCACAAAGGAATCTAAACAAGGTAGGATATTCAGTTCCAAGCAAAGTACTAAAgccaatataaaaaaaatagatagtaataataaataagcCCTTTAACTTAGAACCTATCTCATTTCTGGTAATCGGCTATATAGCTAGCCTAAAAAGGCACAGAGCATAGTTCTATCCTGACAGGCCTTTAGAGCATATCTTAACAATCAAAAAGACATTACACACACAAACTATCTTACAAAAAACACCTAAATATAAGCCCAAAATGCTGTCTAACATCTATCAGGCTAAACATGTAAAGAAGACTCTTCTTACAGGAATAATCAACTTCTGACTTCTGCGATAGAGTTTAAATCTCCAGAAAATACCCTGAAAAGGTCAAATAAAATGTATGACAGTTTATACAAGAAATCATGAACAATAGGGGGAAAAGCAACATCTTGCGTTGAACCTTAAAGCGAGGGGAAGGGAGGATTGTGAACCGTTAATATGACACGGTACCGTGTCGTCAAGAAACTTGTTTTGATGACTGGATCAAGAACTTATCAAATCATGCAGTATTTTAATAGGGTATTTTAACAAATGGAATTTTAGAAATCCCACCAGTCTCTTTGCTCTTTCCATTCCATGTTTGAGGAAAAAAGGCTAGGTTTCTCTACCTTCATCACTTTCTGGCCTCCATAGCCTCTCAACTGTCTATGACTTCTTTTGTCTCACATCTACCATGGGTAAGCAGACATCTCCTTCAACACCtttgatttgtttattttgGCCTGAATCTGACAACTGCAAACAATCTCCATTTTTGTCTACCCAAAACTAATTGGAATACTGcattaaaatttctattttttaatgtgTTAGTGCCTAGTGGTGGTCCTCACTGTTTATGTGTAGACAAGTTTTTGGTCGGGTAACTCTGGCTGAAATGCAGGTTTGGGGTTTCTAGGTAGAGGGTTGAAAGTTTCACCATAATTGTTTGTTTGGCTTGAATTGCATAATCCACATTTCAAGCCTAGAAAGCTTTTGCATGAGGAAGCTGGTAATAGAGATGTTACAAAGTATAAAACCATTTGTGTACCACTATTCTAACAGTTTAAAGTTTTGACAATGTTCATGGATCATGATAGCaacttgattttaaataatacaaGCTTTCACCCTAACTCTAAACCGCTTTATTTAATCATAGAAACAAAACACAAACTATAAATACAGATAATAGTAAACGAAATCATTAAATGCATTACCTGAATCCCTACTACATAACTCCAGCACACAGTACTGTATTCGGATAAATTCCTTCCACCACTAACTTCAATCTCAATGGAAGAACTAAAAGTTTAAATGGTTTAATGTCAAAAACAGATAGCATACTaacaaattcaaaaatgaaTGTTAATAAGTAACCAAAATATATGGAGGGTAACTATGCTTACGATCATGCAAAATCAGCTTTAGTAATCATCAAAGTGTAGTAGATTCAACTGAAATGAAGATTTAAGAGATTCTACTCGCTGTTTAGGGCATCTCTAAAAGCATTCGAAATATTCAAATTTACATTACATGATTGAGAACTGTTACCTAGACTTTTCAAACAAGGTGGGGTCAGCTACAGGACCAAATGATGCCATAATTACCAATCAAGTACTAATTTCAAAGACATATCATTTATCTCTGAGCCTCTCTTAAAGGTTTGTAATATAGTTTTTCTTGGTCCCCTCCTCCATGTCTAACTACTGAACTATCCAGTCTATCTTTCAAGTTTCATTTGGTCAACTCTTCTTAGTGCTTCCATAGGTCTTCTTGCACATGTCAAACCACCTAAGCTGAgactatttcattttttttcaattttagctaGCTCAACTTTCTCTCTAATAACTGTATTCACTATCCTAGTTTGTATTGTGTAATCATTTATTCATTGCAACATTCTCATGTATGTAACTACAATTCGTGGGACTTGTAGAGTTGTATATTCTCCAATTTTCACCTCTACACTGGAATGTCTGTCTCTTGCTAAATTTGTTTTCCATATGTTCTATTTTACTTCAACTTATACAAAAGATGTATCGTACAATAACTTTCTCAATATCTAaaatttcatttgtttattCTGTAGACTCTCCAACACTACCAGCTGCAAAGAGTAGTTACCCTGACACcatctctttttaaaaaaataaaccaagATGCCATCTCTTGTAGAAAATTGTTCCATAAGATCACTGCTTTAAAAAAACGATTCCAACAACTCGTCACTTGATCCTAAACTTCATCTTTCAATTTAATTCTAATCAAGGGAATAAAAAATAGAGCATATTCCAAAAAAACAGTTCTCAATCAGATTTTTGGAAGAGTGAGCTTGAAAACAGACACCCCAGCTAAATTTTAAGCTCATCATATTTTGCATACCTCCCAACTCTTCCTGCAATGCAGCCACGAGAATCAGAAGAAAAGTGACGAGTATACTGAACTTCTGTATCAAAAGAACCTATGCCGAACTAAAGGAGTAGAGAACGAAATTAGTATAGGAAAAAATGGAAAACTTAATTTTCTCTATACAAATTAGCAACATCTAAGACCGCTATTCAAAAGACGGAAGCATGTGATCTGTAAATTTTTTACTCTCTCTCCCTTTAGGAGAGTAGAATGATGAATCATACTGGACAATTTTTAAATCAACGGGATAGTAAAAATTCCAATCCAAATGACTGATTATGCAGAAAATATAGAAGTACCTCTATTTGTCCAGTGGCAGACCTTCTCTGGTCATTTTTCTCCAACCTTAGAGCTACGGATGATTGTGATCCCAACCTGAGTTGTATCTGAAATACACATGAGAAGAGACATATAACAGATAGAGAATATTCCAAAACTGTTTCATAATTCTTGAGGCAAAGAAAAGCACAACAAAAATTATGCTTTGAAATGGCCAACACTAACATGACCAAATCCTGGCGAAACATCACATTTCAAGGAATTTGGGTATTAAAAGTACCAAGGGTAcaaaaatttgttaatatttgTTGATATTCATCTATTACAAGACTGAAAATATGTCCCCACAGTCGgaaattgagaaaaatacaGACAGATCACTCCTTTGTTTCTTTGAGTTTAGTAAGTTGCCTATACCAATTAGATCCTGGTATTCTGGATGAATGTGAGATACAGTGGATGACTATCTTGATATCAACAAATCtctgttaaattaattaatttcatagTTATCATTATATCAATCTTATTTTAAGCCGATCTTCCAGACAACATTATGTACAATTTTTCATCCTGTTATGCTGTCTACCTGCAATCCCAAGTTTGAATCCGTGTGCACTGGATGTGATATGATCGTATATGAGAAAAAAAGTTCAAGGCATAGAATAGTATACATGTCCATTTGTTGTTTTTGACAGTCGCCGGGTGCATGAACTAGAAAGCTTCAAGGAACCATTTTTCAAAGACATTGATAGTCCCATTGCTGCAGATGACTGTGATGAGAATTGCCTGGGACATAATGCACAAGAAACACACAAAGCATCACTAGGACTGGCAAAAGAACATTGTTCAAATAGATTTGCAAAAAGCAAATTACCCACCGAGATGCCCGCACCCCAATTAGTGCGCGTAAACCAGCTGAAGCCATAAATTCTATTGACGAAACTTTGGAAAGTTGATGATTAAGTACAGCAGAAGCAGCTCCACCACCTTTACCGCGATCAACTTCTAAATTGCCACCAATCGTAACAACACTTCGCTTTGATAACCAAGACTTAATTTGACTCGTCATTTCCATTCTGATGCTCAGAAACATCgcataaaaaacataaacattaAATGAAATCATAATTATGAGTATCTCAAAACTCGTACCACATCAAACAAACAATATTTCACTATCGAAAACATGTTTCTATAAAAATCAATCGAGAACACCAAGCATGATATCATCCAATGGatcacaatttttattactTATACATCAACATTCTGAGTCCCAAATCCCaatatcattaaaaccattccAACAACAAGGTAGGCATTTTTAGcaatatatatcaatatatacttaacaaaaattataataaacgTTCCATTTTCAAATTGAGTATTTAATCAACGACAGTTTATTAAGAGTGAATGAAATAAGATGAACATAGAGAAATTACCTACTGAAGAGACCATCACCATGAAGACAGCGTGGCAAAGACACATTTGCCAGAATTGTACCCGAAGATTGAAAATACGCGGCCGCCATCTTTTCATTTTCCTTCCATCTCTTCAATCTCTTCAATTCTGCTTTAATCTCTTTAACCTCTTCAGCTTTATTCAACACCGGACCAAGTTCCAAACCAGAAATCAACCCTTCCATGCCATAGATATCATa
This region of Cicer arietinum cultivar CDC Frontier isolate Library 1 chromosome 8, Cicar.CDCFrontier_v2.0, whole genome shotgun sequence genomic DNA includes:
- the LOC101501134 gene encoding chaperone protein dnaJ 13-like codes for the protein MDEQNEEAQDNKKLYAVLNLSPEASDEEIRKAYRQWAQVYHPDKYQSPPMKLIATENFQKVCEAYEILSDPNKRQVYDIYGMEGLISGLELGPMLNKAEEIKAELERLKRRREQEKLAAHFRSSGTILANMSLPNFLDGDGLFRGMAMTSEIQSRMSKQTIATIGGNLAVDGHEGGGAASAVLSHQISEVSSIEFMASAGLRALLGVQTSRHLSSHSSATMGLSMSLKDGSLNLSNAWTRQLSETTNGHIQLMLGSQSSVAVGWQKKDQRRSASGEIKFGTGSFETAVQYTHRFSSKSHGCIAGRVGSSSIEIEVGGGRKLSKFSTVRWLYVVGIQGISWRFELYRGGQKLVIPILLTTHLNPVFATGALVVPTSFYFILKKFLIKPYYHKRNKQKALEKEEKTSAQVQEGRAAAEKAQQLQQNVANRKRNKQLETGGLVIMKALYGNDTILKNLYSSSGTSPESTSGVIDVTTSLNFLVDDSGHLKLHEGVKKSGIMGFCDPCPGDSKLLYVEYAYAGNEHKVLVGDYEELLIPQGTHMI
- the LOC101496278 gene encoding chaperone protein dnaJ 13-like isoform X1, with the protein product MEEQNTKLYAVLNLSPEASDEEIRKTYRQCAQVYHPDKYQSSPMKLIATDNFQRVSEAYEILSDPNKRKVYDIYGMEGLISGLELGPVLNKAEEVKEIKAELKRLKRWKENEKMAAAYFQSSGTILANVSLPRCLHGDGLFSRMEMTSQIKSWLSKRSVVTIGGNLEVDRGKGGGAASAVLNHQLSKVSSIEFMASAGLRALIGVRASRQFSSQSSAAMGLSMSLKNGSLKLSSSCTRRLSKTTNGHIQLRLGSQSSVALRLEKNDQRRSATGQIEFGIGSFDTEVQYTRHFSSDSRGCIAGRVGSSSIEIEVSGGRNLSEYSTVCWSYVVGIQGIFWRFKLYRRSQKLIIPILLTTHLNPVFATGALVVPASFYFFLKKLFINPYYRKRNKQKALEKEEKISAQILERRAAAEKAHKLQQNVANRKRNRQLKMGGLVIIKALYGNDTILKNLYSSREASFESTLGVIDVTTPLNFLVDDSGQLKLHEGVKKSGIMGFCDPCPGNCELLLYVEYAYASDQYKVLVGDYEELLIPHDTHMI
- the LOC101496278 gene encoding chaperone protein dnaJ 13-like isoform X2; the protein is MEEQNTKLYAVLNLSPEASDEEIRKTYRQCAQVYHPDKYQSSPMKLIATDNFQRVSEAYEILSDPNKRKVYDIYGMEGLISGLELGPVLNKAEEVKEIKAELKRLKRWKENEKMAAAYFQSSGTILANVSLPRCLHGDGLFSRMEMTSQIKSWLSKRSVVTIGGNLEVDRGKGGGAASAVLNHQLSKVSSIEFMASAGLRALIGVRASRQFSSQSSAAMGLSMSLKNGSLKLSSSCTRRLSKTTNGHIQLRLGSQSSVALRLEKNDQRRSATGQIEGIFWRFKLYRRSQKLIIPILLTTHLNPVFATGALVVPASFYFFLKKLFINPYYRKRNKQKALEKEEKISAQILERRAAAEKAHKLQQNVANRKRNRQLKMGGLVIIKALYGNDTILKNLYSSREASFESTLGVIDVTTPLNFLVDDSGQLKLHEGVKKSGIMGFCDPCPGNCELLLYVEYAYASDQYKVLVGDYEELLIPHDTHMI